The Candidatus Kryptoniota bacterium DNA segment AGCATATCGAATAATCCCACCTCCGGAAAGAAAAAACTTGGCGCGGTCAGTTTCCTTAATACCAAGCCGTTGATTTACGGACTGGAGAAGAATCTCTTCCCGCACAATTTTGACATAAGGAAGGACATACCTTCTGCGCTGGCAGTCCTGCTTGGCGCCGGCCAGCTCGATGTCGCATTGATTCCAAGCATCGCATACGCAAAACACAGTCCGATACTTCGCGTTGTTCCGGAATGCGGGATAATTGCTCATGACAAAGTGAACAGTATAAGACTCTACTTCAACAAAGACCTGGCCAACATCAGAAAAGTGGCGCTCGACATCAGCTCAATGACCTCGGTCGTTCTTACGAAGGTGATTCTCGCGGAAAAGTACGAGATAAAGCCGGAGTTTGTCGTCGCGCAGCCTGACGTAAGCAGGATGCTTGCGTCGGCCGATGCTGCGCTCGTGATTGGAGACTCGGCTCTTTTCAAAACCGGTTCCGCCGGTCCTAATTATCTTGATCTCGCCGAAGAGTGGGTTGACATGACTGGACTCCCATTCGTATTTGCAGTTTGGGCGGGGAAGCCGGACGCGCTGAATGTTGACGACGTTCACGCGATAATCTATTCGAAGAACCTCGGCATCGATAATATTGAAACTGTGTGCAAAGAGGCCGCAGCCGAGTACGGCACAAGTCTGAATGTCATACTCGAGTATCTAACGAACAACGTTCAGTTCAATCTCGGTGAGGCCGAGATCGCAGGTATGCGGCACTTCTTCGAACTGGCGTACTATCACGGCGCGCTTGAATATCTGCCCTCTCTCAATTTCTATCCTCTTGAAACGACTGCGGAGTCCGCTTCTTCAAGCTGAGTTAGTGTAACAAATCCCTCAAAATCCGTAGATTCATGTTGAAAAGGAGTGTTCAACATGAAACGGCTGTTTCTTCTACT contains these protein-coding regions:
- a CDS encoding menaquinone biosynthesis protein; translated protein: MSISNNPTSGKKKLGAVSFLNTKPLIYGLEKNLFPHNFDIRKDIPSALAVLLGAGQLDVALIPSIAYAKHSPILRVVPECGIIAHDKVNSIRLYFNKDLANIRKVALDISSMTSVVLTKVILAEKYEIKPEFVVAQPDVSRMLASADAALVIGDSALFKTGSAGPNYLDLAEEWVDMTGLPFVFAVWAGKPDALNVDDVHAIIYSKNLGIDNIETVCKEAAAEYGTSLNVILEYLTNNVQFNLGEAEIAGMRHFFELAYYHGALEYLPSLNFYPLETTAESASSS